Within Acidimicrobiales bacterium, the genomic segment GAGCTGGCTGCCTGGCCACCCGTGGTTGTCGCCGACGTGCGCGGCGCGCTTGGCGATGCGCGTCGCCATAGTGGGGTCGACGATCACCTGCCCGTTGGCGACGAGCACGAGGTGGTCGGCGAGCTGCGCAGCGGTCAGCGACTTGAGGAGGTACCCCGAGACTCCGAGCCGCAGGGCCTCGAACAGCCGCCGCTCGTCGCCGTCATCGGTGAAGATGACGACGCGGAAGGGCGGCTTCTCGGCCACGAGCTCCTCGACCAGGTCGAGACCGCTGGTCTGATGGAGCGTCGTGTCGAGCAGCACCACGTCCGCCCTCAGGTTCAACGCTTTGGAGAGCACGTCTTCGGTGACGAACGCCACGCCGACGACGTTCA encodes:
- a CDS encoding response regulator transcription factor; protein product: MTDNNSNAAAEKAVRVVLVDDDEIIIVGLQAMLARHSDKVNVVGVAFVTEDVLSKALNLRADVVLLDTTLHQTSGLDLVEELVAEKPPFRVVIFTDDGDERRLFEALRLGVSGYLLKSLTAAQLADHLVLVANGQVIVDPTMATRIAKRAAHVGDNHGWPGSQLGLSQRESQVLGLLVEGMSNRLIAAQLVVGEETVKTHLRSIYRKLGVNDRAHAIATVLRQGIFA